CGACCGAGGTCAACGGTGTGCTCTGAGCCATCGACCAGTGCTGCTCGCGACCGACCACGATGAGGTCGAGCGGATGGGTCGGCTGGCCGGCGAGCCGCATGGAAAGCTCGCGCCAGAGCAGGCGGTCGATGCGGATCGGACGCCCGTCCGCGCGCAGCACCGCGAACACCACGGTCGCGACTGACAGATCGCTGACCGTGGCCACGACATGGCGCAGGTAGAGCTCGTCGACCGCACGAGTGCCCTCGTCGAAGCCGACGGTCAGCAACACCCGGCTGCGCCGATCGAGGAACACCGCGCGAAGGGCGCCTTCCGACCAGCCGGCCGGATGGGCAATGACGGCCGCGAGGATCGGGTCGAGGAGCGCGGCGCTGGTCGGCATGGGTCGAGCCTGCGCCGGGATCGGCCGGTCCGACCGATTCCCGGACCCGCTGTGGATGCGCCGCGCGACCCGCCGTGTCGTGGACAACCGCAGCCGGATGCGAGGCTTCACGCGTGGATCGCTCCGACCTCGTGCCGGCCCCGGTCCTCGTCGTCGGTGCCATCGCGAGCGTGCAGAGCGGAGCCGCGATCGCGACGAAGCTGTTCCCCGAGGTCGGCGTCGGCGGATCCGTGCTGTTGCGCCTGGTCGTATCCGCCCTGCTCCTGCTCGGGTTCACCCGGCCCGCGTTAGGCGGTCACCCGCGCCAGGACATCGGGCTCGTGGTGGCCTTCGGACTGGTTCTCGCCGTGATGAACTGCATGTTCTACCTCGCGATCGACCGTGTCCCGCTCGGCGTCGGTGTCACGGTCGAGTTCCTCGGGCCGCTCGGCGTCGCCATCGCCGGCTCGCGCCGGCCGCTCGACTTCGTGTGGGCCGCGCTCGCGGCGCTCGGGGTCGCGATGCTCGCCGGGGTGCCCGGCCACCTCGACATCGTCGGGTTGATCTTCGCGGCCGCGGCGGGAGTGTGCTGGGCCGCCTACATCCTGCTCGCGCAGCGCGTAGGTCGAGCCTTCCCGGGTCTTTCCGGGCTAGCGATCGCGCTCGGCGTGGGGATGATCGCGATGATTCCTTACGGCGTCGCCTCGGGCGGCCGTCATCTTCTGCGCGGTGGGGTGATCGCGAAAGGGGTCGGTATCGGCGTGCTGTCCTCGGCGGTGCCCTACTCGCTCGAGCTGGCGGCGCTGCGCCGGCTGCGGGCAGCGGTCTTCGGCGTACTGATGTCGCTCGAGCCGGCGATGGCCGCCCTTTCCGGCCTGGTGTTCCTGAGCCAGCGGCTGCACTGGCAGGAATGGGCGAGCATCGTCGCCGTCGTGATCGCGTCGGTGGGCGCAACCGCGAAGAGCGAGATCGCCGAGCCGGCAGCGGAGGTGCTCGGATGAAGGTCGAGCTGATCCGCGACGCGACCCGCGACTCCGGCTGGTGGTTGCTGGTGGATCGCTCGGAGCAGTCGTTCGTCGACACCGAGGATCCGCTCCACCTGGAGTTCGAGTACGTGCAGATGATCGGCCACCTGCTCGAAGTCGCGCTGCCGGGAAGTGCACCGATCGTCGCGTTACATCTGGGTGGGGGACTGTGCACGGTGCCGCGCTGGCTCGTCGTGCGTCACCCGGGTTCGCGCCAGCGGGTCATC
This window of the Mycobacteriales bacterium genome carries:
- a CDS encoding EamA family transporter codes for the protein MDRSDLVPAPVLVVGAIASVQSGAAIATKLFPEVGVGGSVLLRLVVSALLLLGFTRPALGGHPRQDIGLVVAFGLVLAVMNCMFYLAIDRVPLGVGVTVEFLGPLGVAIAGSRRPLDFVWAALAALGVAMLAGVPGHLDIVGLIFAAAAGVCWAAYILLAQRVGRAFPGLSGLAIALGVGMIAMIPYGVASGGRHLLRGGVIAKGVGIGVLSSAVPYSLELAALRRLRAAVFGVLMSLEPAMAALSGLVFLSQRLHWQEWASIVAVVIASVGATAKSEIAEPAAEVLG